ATAGCAAGTAGCTGAATTTAGAAACTCAGATACAGTAACTACAGAAAATCATAACTAAACTCCAAGGAATAGCAAGTaagaaccaaaatagaaacatagaATAGATTTAATAACTGAGGACAGAAATAGCAAGTGATGTAGATCTAGTAACATGTAGGAACTTAGAAAGTAAAGTGGAAGAACAATGCTGTAACAGCACTTGGAATTAGGCAGAGAACTCCGAAAAAAAACTTGGAACTGATGGACTGAACTGAAGGCTATATCAGCAGTAAAACCAGAACTGAAGCTGAAAAGAAAACTGATAGTGGTTAGAGATTACAATAGCAGCTCAAGAAATAAATTAGAGAGTGTAGACTTGTACATAAAAAAAgtgcgtacccagtgcatgaggctcccgccactgtggggtttggggagggtcataatgtatacaGCCTTATCCCCCgcttgcagagaggctgtttcccgactcgaatCTGTGGCCACTTCGCCATAATGGAGCAACATTACCGTTGCGCCAAGGTCAGCCCTCTAAAGTGTAGACTTGTATCTGGAAAAACTTATTGCAATTCTGATTAgtaggaagaaagaagaaagataaacaaagaaaagaaaggatatgactttggaatcaccaccaatcaACCTGTTGAATCACAACAACAGAGTTGGAACTGAATCACCACAAAACAATTGGGCAGCAGCCATCTTCACATTCACTCATAAATTTGTTCTAGGTTGTGAAACCCTTACATGTTTATATAATATGCTGTAAACTAAAgcaaatacagaaaataaaaagtattagaaattagaaactaacaaCTAATCCTATATAGGACTCAAATCCCTTATATTTGAGCTTATGGAATTGGTCAATTACAATGAAGAACCCAAAATACTAAGCTCCTGACCCATAGAACCCATTAGGGACAAAAAAATTAAGTCTAACATGAACCCAAAAACAAGTTCTATAAGACTGTTGTacgaccgactatgatgtatgtgGCAGAGTGCTGGGCAgtcaagaagtgtcatattgagaagcgtTGTGTaacggagatgaggatgttaagatggatgtgtggaaaaactaggaaggataaaataaggaatgatcattttagagctgacttgggagttgccctgatcaatacaagctccgagagagtcgtttaaggtggtatggtcatgttcaacagaggcctaaGGATGCtccagtaaggagtgatatgataacgattgaaggagctaaaagaactaaagacaggcctaaaatgaccataggagaagttgtgaggaaggacatgcatagtctaggtcttgtaccaagtatgtcATCAGAtaaagcctattggagggcaaggatccatgtagtagaCCCCATCTAGCTGAGAGCCTGAGATTCTCTTGACATGCTGGGTTGTGactcattcctcttactttaatCTTTgatctttcattttccatctttcatctGTCAATTTCCTTTatcttttctcatctcatttacCGTCCCtcttttctccatctcttcattcccccttttttccccctcagttttccctactttgttttgtttggatccatgtagccttCCTcgttaagttgggataaggttgagtttgttgttgtttcagttggacccaaaaaactgaaccaaacccaaacaacaGGCTCATCTCTTCTTGTTGGAATTCTGCATCAGAAACTTATGCTAAGATTCAACTGAAAGTTGAACTGTTTTCTGTTCatctaattttccttgtttcaTCCTCTTTAAACAGATGCCCTGAGTTCTAAAATTTGGTCGACTTACTTTTTTCTCCTACGTCCACTTTGTGTTCTTCAGATTATTTTTTTAGGCTGGGGATTTAAACATTGAATAACATTTCATTGTCTCATTGAATCTTTTAAGGAATTCACTTACGTTCATAATGCCTATGCAATAATTCATTCTTTTTTAAGTAAATTTTCTAGCTTCTTATTCTTTGTAACTTATGTTCTTCCAACATTGTGCCTTTTGCTATAGGTTATACTGACATCTCTGGTTTATGAGAAGCAACAAAGACTAAGAATCATGATGAAAATGCATGGGCTTGGTGACGGTCCTTATTGGATGATTTcctatgtttattttctttccatatCCTTAATCTACATGTTATGTTTTGTTACATTTGGCTCACTTATAGGTAAGAGTGAGTCCCCTGAATTGATTTGCTCCACCTTTCTTTCAAATCCGGTGGTTTCTAACTTAGGCCTATTCTTACTTACAGGCTTAAAGTTCTTCACAAAGACTGACTACAGCATAcaatttgtatattttttcGTCTATATTAACTTGCAAACTTCGCTTGCATTTTTAGCAGCATCACTTTTTGCAAACATCAAGACTGCTTCAGGTGTGACCTCAATTAAaccatttcacatgtggtgaaGGCTAAATCTTCCATTGCAGTGTACAAGAACATTAAACTAATGTTACTGTTGAATTCTGATGATGACAGTAATAGGGCACATATGCGTCTTCGGATCAGGCCTCCTAGGAGTTGGTCTTTTTCAGTCCTTTCTTCAAGATACATCCTTTCCAAGTGAGTGGGagcttttaaatatatttttcttctggGGCTTGGATTTTTCCGATATTGTTTGTGCTTTTAGAATTTTTCTAAATCCAATGCCACAGTTTTATTTTACTCCAACAAATCAGGAGAATGTAGCGTATCCTCCGCTCCATGATGGATCAGGTTTGGATGGCAACTCTGATCAATCTGATCCTGTCGGTGGATCAAATTTTCCACTGTGTAACACATCCCAGCCCTTGAAACCATGATAAATAGCGGCAAACCATACCTAAAATCAACCTGATAAAATGATCCTGATTATCTGAtgatccttttctttttgttcatgGTGGAAATATTTTTCTGATTGTCCAAAAGAGTGACAAAACAGATGATGTTTTCCTGTGGTCCTAACGTCTGACCAATCTACACACCAGAATTCTCTTGCATTTGTTTTTTGTATATATCTGGTAAATCTTCATTTACTATTACTAATTACCAATGCCTAAACATTTGTGGGCCTGAATTTCTTGCTGTAGGGGCCTGGATCGTAGTTATGGAGATATTTCCAGGATTTTCTCTATATCGTGTGCTATATGAGTTTGGTTATTATTCTTTTACGGGTGATCGCATGGGAACTGATGGGATGCGGTGGAAAGATTTGAATGATGGCACAAATGGAATGATAGTGGTTTTAATTATCATGTTCGTAGAATGGTTGCTAGTGCTTCCTGTTGCATATTATTTTGATCAAGTTGTATCATCTGGAACTGGTGTGCAAAAGCATCCTCTATTTTTCTTGCCCAAATTCCAGAAGAAGAAATTACCATCTTTTCGGAAGCCTAGTATGCAAAGACAAGGATCTAAAGTATTCATTCAAATGGAGAAGCCTGATGTCTCCCAAGAGGTATTTGCTCACTTGCAAATTATGCATGTTCTCTAAGAATGCCAGGGCACCAACATGATAGGTGATAGGTGATATGATGATCCATTGATGGCATCACTGTAACATGTGGTGAACCTTAAAGGGAGGGGGCACATGAAACTGTAGCACTTTTACTATAGCAGCATACATTAGAATTGAAGGTTACTGGTTAACCAATTCAATTTGTTTACTAGATGGACTAACCTAGATATGTCTCTCTAAGTTGTGGGTTCCACTTCTTGCATATGCACCGCTTGTACACTACCCATTGGTAGATTGTCTATTTCCTTGTAGGTGGCTTGATCATCTTTACCTTGTCAATTTTGTTCATACATTGATATTGGACTCTTGTAATGCTACAATTATATGGATGTATAATgtctattttttctctatttcagGCGGAGAAAGTTGAACAGTTACTTCTTGAATCCAGTACAAGCCACGCAATTGTCTGTGACAATGTTAAAAAGGTTTATCCAGCAAAGGATGGAAACCCAGAAAAGTTTGCCGTTAGAGGGTTATCTCTTGCTTTGCCCAGAGGGGAATGCTTTGGTATGCTTGGTCCTAACGGTGCCGGGAAAACCTCTTTTATCAATATGGTAAGCAGTGGATGCTCCTTGTGcttcatttttaataatttttatgtTAAGGTCTGTGAATTTTATGTTAAGGTCTGTGAATCATGGTTTCAAAAACCATTTTTAACACCCTTTATGCTAGTAACAGGCAGTAGGTGATAGGTTCTGTAATAAATAATGCCATAGAACATCCTTAAgtaaatatagaaaataaatttttttataatagaCTATAGAAATAACAGACCTTTACGATGATTCATAATAGTGGGAGTCAAACAATTGATAAGACATTATGCcaatcacatttaaaccttgaTGTTAATTTTGTTTGGTAATCACAGATTGTTGAAAAATCTTTTGCACTGAGGGGTCCAATTCTATTATTAGGAGGAATTGAGTCCTTTGCCACAATTCATACATTTGCTTCACTGTTATGAACTGAGAAGTCTCTTGCTCTCTTTTCAACTCATAGAATAGACAATTGTAACTCTGTTGTTTTATGCAGCATTAaggatttttatttatgttaaCAGATGATTGGACTCATAAAGCCTACCTCTGGAACAGCATTCATTCAGGGCTTGGATATACGAACTGATATGGATAAAATATATACCAACATGGGTGTTTGTCCACAGCATGAGTAAGCAGATAACATTCGTCCTTCCACAATAAGGCAGCAAATTAATAGATTATGGGTCCCATTTGGGTGTGGAAGTCTGcatcttttgttcttcttcctttttctttctccccttaCCTCTCCTTGGTTTCATTTTGAACTGTGATACAGTTTGCTTTGGGAAACATTAACGGGAAGGGAGCACCTACTATTttatggaagattgaagaacctTAAAGGTTCTGCATTAACACAAGTAAGTTAATGTTGTAATTTGCTTTAGCTTGTTCTGTTTGTCATGATTTGCATTTTGAAAAAGTGATCAATGCATCTTGGAAGAATTTATTATAGCCCCTCTATATGGTATTTAAATTTAAGGAAAGAACAAGATGATTGGGaattcttcttttattatgaCAGATCAAAGCATAAAATATTTCTATTATAAGCTAGTGCAAATAATAAACACTAATAGGCAATAGCACATATTGTATAATTAAATTCTGGTCCCAAATTGTATGCTGTTTTTTCTGTGGATATAGAATTATCAAGATAATGAGACATGTAAGCAAGGGATTGAATAGGATTATCAAAACAGGATAATTTTTATTGCTCATGAAGCATGCTGTTTTGGCTTAAGATTTGGTGATCTTGATGATACAATCCATTGATTGCTTTCAGCATGCACCCTTTCATCCACCCAGTTATCCTGATCATTCTTCATTGAAATGCATGTTGGAGAAAACAGTTTTCAAACTATAGATTACTttagaaagaaaattaatacaGTTATTACTTTCCAAACTATTTAAattgtttctctctccctcacttaataaatctatattttttagaacaaagattattataaataggaagATGATAAATGTGACTTTTACTAGTAGATGGATAAAACACTGCAGTTCTTCCACCCGACATGTCTAGAAAAGAGAGCATTATCTACAAGTTGGTCAAGGTGAAATTCTTATGTCTTTTGTCTATTCTTCAGGCTGTGGAAGAATCTCTTAGGAGTGTAAATCTATTTCATGGAGGAGTTGCTGATAAAAAGGCTGGGAAATATAGTGGAGGTATGAAGAGGAGGCTTAGTGTTGCCATTTCACTGATTGGAGATCCTAAAGTAAGTCAACTTTTAAAACTCATCACGATTGTCCCTTTTTGAATGTTTGATTTCTTACTGTACTGCTTACTTTGTATCTGTTGGAAATCTTGCTAGGTTGTCTATATGGATGAGCCTAGTACTGGATTAGATCCAGCTTCTAGAAACAATTTGTGGAATGTCGTCAAGCGTGCAAAGAAAGACAGGGCAATCATTCTAACCAGTAATATATACTTATTCCttatatacatttttttaaaaaattttatactTGCATTACTTGATATAACCAGACGTTTATTGGTTTCACATTTGCCCGTCTCTTAGCTGCATATGGCTTTCCCAAGGTTTTGTAGTTGCAGTTTCATTGTTAGATAAGCATGAGTTGGCAtagattttcttattttccatatcttcttcttcctctttttttttttttccctacaaAGCCTCACCCAGAAAGGTTTACTTAATGGTTTCAGCTCATTCAATGGAAGAGGCAGAGGTTCTCTGTGATCGGTTGGGGATCTTTGTAGATGGCGGTTTGCAGTGCATAGGGAATCCAAAACAGGTAAATTTAATGTTTGCTGGTTTATTGAGGAGAAGCATGGTTACATTTGATATAAATAGTTGCCTTTGGCTTTCCAAATCCCTGTCAAGTTGCAAAATGGACCATCAACCGTAACAGCCACTGGTGGATAGATTGGAGGATATAGCAGTTTGCTGCCTTGGGACTTGTGGAGAAGTGGAATCTCTCCACAATGACTTTATGAAACTGTCCTagactcctttttttttactctTAAAAGTGGAATATGTTGGTGCAAAGTTTGAATGATGATTTTAGTCTACAGCAAGCTGTGTATACTCACTGAACCTCATACCTCGAGGTTAATGTCTAGACCTCTGCTGACATAGAAACAAAACTGTCTATTCGCAATCAGAATATATCAATCTCTATGTTGTAACCTTGTGATTCCCCAGTCTGTGTTGTCTGAACGTTACTTAGTCGGGTTAGATATAGTCTTGGAACCCAGAAGTCTATACCAAATTAGATTAGATGTCTATTAATCCAACTGAATATCAAATGCTTAGAAACTTGTTTGCTTTATTGTGTATGACAGCTCAAGGCTAGATATGGCGGATCATATGTGTTTACAATAACAACTTCGAATcaagaggaggaggtggtggaggcCATGGTACGCCGTATATCTCCAAATGCATCCAAGATTTACCATTTATCTGGAACCCAGAAGTTTGAACTGCCAAAGCAAGAAGTCAAGATTGCAGATGTTTTCCAAGCAGTTGAGGAAGCAAAGAGAAAGTTCACAATACAGGCGTGGGGCCTAGCTGACACCACCTTGGAGGATGTCTTCATCAAGGTTGCTCGAGGGGCCCAGACCTTCAATGAACTATCCTGATTTTCAGAGATGTTAATTgtactttatttatttactttctcttccttttttccccccttaTTCTTTTTCATTAATGTCATCGAGTACTTGGTGTTTACGCCGTGTAGATGTTCTTGTAAGATAAGTGAATTAGTCTATTTTGTTGTACCTTGACGATTGCATCCTTCATAAATTTTTAAAGCAACCAATATTCTTTGTTGTAAGGCGAAAGTTTTCAATTGTTGAACCAGACCAATGACAGTGACATGAACATAAAGTCTTTCATTTTGTTTCTCATATCAACTAATGAAGAGAATAAAGAGTCAAAGGTGGAATGCCGCCATGCCGCCATTGCAGGATACAGAGCCCAACCTAAAACAGAAGAGGTCAGTAGATAAAAGAATTACATTCTAACCGTGGCTGTCTTGGTAGAAGTTGAGAAATAAATGAGACCGTCTTGAGCAATGTGAACCGAATCATGCCGGAGAAAAGAGAGGCGAATGGTAATTCTGCCACCAATCTTTAGCTTTagtccctttctttcttcctgaTATTTTGAAGGGACTGTCTAAACTTGACATCATCTTTTACTTTAATTGCTATTTGCCTTATTTCCAAAAGTTATTTGAGTTAGAAGTATAAGAGTGTTGAGACTAACTTGCTTGGATGGTTTGGTTTGGCACTGCTCTCTTTGAAGTGTGCTCGAGGCTTAGGCAGTTTATCAAGTCCTTTTTACTTGCATCGAGTCACAGTTTATTACTTTTCAAGAAATGTGGCCCCGTTGAGCCCCTAGTGACTCCTCGtggatcttctttcttgatCTTTGGTGGGTTAGAAAATCCTTATTTTAAAATCTCTAATGTGCGAAACATCATATTGGGAAAAGAGGATAGTTTGCGCTTAAATTGGACAGGTCTAAAGTCTATGATCGTGTAGAATACAAATACTTTAAGGGTagttttgcaatttttttacaAAAGAAATTGACATCTAAATGTATAGTGAATATGCCAATACATGTGGGAGGGTATGTATATGCTTGAATTTGAGACTATAATTTGACGTGGCCAATCCTAGACCATTTTTCAAATATCTATATGGTCGAAATCCACACATCAACTTTCTGGATGGAAAAACATGGTGCCGGTCTATTGATACTCTCTAGAGCACGTCagtcaatattttttttgtcataaAGCTTCTAAGACAGAAAAATGTGTGTTGTTAAATTGTTCTTAACAATTCGAGCTATGATAAAATTTCCGAGTTTGTTGTCCTCTCAAAGTTTTCCTTTCATGGTCATGCATTCTTATCCAAAAGTCTCAATATTGGTTCCTAGAGcggaaattttaatttttcctaGAGCCAACCACGTGGGAGGTTTTTCTGACCTTAAAACGTATGGCTGAAATTCTTCatgaaaaaaatatctttcttaattaaattaaacttcAAGACATCAACtttttgattaatttttttaacaaatttcTTACATCACAATTTTTGATAAGATAGAAATGTTAGAGGAATTAAGTGATCTATAACATTTGAAAAGTGGAAGGTTTGAGTTGCTTTTGTTGTATCCGATATTCTTGAGTCGTCTTTGCTTGTTTTCGTTTGTAAATACCTTTTTGGGAGGAAAATACTTGTTGAGTTCACAACACTTTGCAGACcgggatcctctgcagtaccggcaGGGTGGCGGTGCACATCCGATGCCACAGCAAAGGctaggtggcacacatggcacacatggcctctccTGTGCTGCTGGATGTGCACCGCCGCCCCACCggtactacagaggattttaatacacACTTTGCATTGTCTATGCCATATGTTATTGTTTTAATGAGTGTAATTCTAAAATCGAATTAAATAGTCACTATTTTATCTACATTTTCCTTGCTCCAAGTCTATCAAAGTTTACTTGTCAACCAATTTTTGTGACATTATAATCTCCATGTAGGAAAATTCAAATTGGGCTAAACCTTACAAATGAATGGATGATCATGTGGAGATTAAAGTCCAATTTTGATTTTCCTTGTGTTTTATTAGTActtcaaaaattgtttgagaaaGTGAAAGTAGGTGAATAACAATTTCTACTCCAAAAACATTGGAATTTTTTACTGAATTTTTTCACTTCTTAATAGGAGAAATTAGGAAATTTCAGAATACATAGGGACTGACAGAACTCCCCCCCGCAAAAGGATTCCGTGACAGGAGCTGGAGTGTCCAGTCCCactaaacaacaacaaaaataggggtggggtggtcatttcacaagtgggtcccacctgggccccacatgtgggccccacatgtgaaatgaccccccctgtttttggggtggtttccGAGCGCTGGAccgtccagctcccgccacggctggacaggagtgaggtccctccctccctccctttttcttatttgttgGTACTGGAAAAACTTCTCCTATATATAAATTCAAacacctttcttttttttatttgttggtaCTAAAAAAACTTCTCCCTTATATAAATTCAAACACCAACCACCCTCTCCATGCACCAAACCCAAttcattccaacaaaggcagagACCAAATTCATCACGTTCTCCATTTCAGTTCCACCATGACCCACCTCATCCTGTTGCTTGGACTTCTGTTAATAGAATACTTTAGTGTAAGTAAAATGATGTTTTCCCATTGTTAATGCTTGTTCCTCTGTTATCTTTCTTATTTGTTGATATTTTTTCCCATGAAATTGTAGGGTTCTCAAGCTGAAAATGTGTTTTCACAATACTGGAAAGATAATATTGGTCGTCCCCCCACTCCACATTGGTTAGCTGCAAAGGCTTCTCCATTAAGCCCCCATCAGGCGGCAGTGTTTATGAAGCTTATGGAGAACAATGAATTGGCTTCCCACCTACCTTTGTTTTGTAAGCAGGCTAATATTGCTTGTTCTACAAATGCACTGGTGAAGAAGACATTAATGAATGGCACAACCCTACCGCCAATAGCAGAGTGGATTCTTGCCAAATTCAAATATGAGCTTCCAAATGAAACACCCCTGTCGGTTGCTAGCCAAGGTGGATTGCCATATTTCCGGGAGTCAATGGTGAAAGAGGGAGGTTTCATACTTGTCCCTGATCTAAGAGACCCAATGTCATATAAATCGTTCTTGCCACGATCTCTAGCATCAAAAATCCCTTTTTCCTCTACCCACATCAACGAGTTGAAGAAGCTTTTTGATGTAGTGGATGAATCAAATATGGATGAGTATATTCAAGACACCCTAGAAATATGTGAGAAGCATCCCATTCAAGGTGAATTGATTACTTGTGCAACTTCTGCCGAGGATCTCATTGATTTCGTCGTCAAGAAATTAGGGCACAATGTACACTTATGGAGTACTGAGAGTGTCGAAGGGTCTTATGAGAATGTCACAATTGGAGAAGTAAAACTCATCCATGGAAACCTCTCTGAACCACCAACCTTATGTCATAGTCAGCCATTCCCATTCCAAGTCTATTATTGCCATATTTTACCAAAAGTGAAAGTATATGCAGTTGATATACATGCTCGAAAAAAAGTGAATCAAGCGATCATGACATGCCACTATGACACATCAACCTGGAATCCAAATCATCTTGCTTTTAAGTTGTTGGGTTTTGGTCCAGGCCAAATTGAAGTCTGTCATTGGATAAACGAGAATGGAGTGGTTTGGACAAAGGCTCAAGGTTGAGCAGCATTTGAAGATTTCATTATCTTctagttttttgtgttttttttcttatatgtTACTTCTTATGCTATTTGAAAGATAAATAATGACCTATTCTGGCTTGCTTATCATTtatctttcaagtttcaatataatctttttgggaaaaagaacttgaTCCAttagtgtggcctacgccagtactctctcgagtctgtctctctcctccctatatgaaaagacacctctgcctcTTTttttaggaggagagagagagatatacatGAGAGTGATGACATAGGctacactctcggacagaaaatTACTACCCAATTTGAAATAATCTTTGTCAAAAGGTTTCATGAACAACCGTGCATGATTGTACATGATAACTTTGGATGAAAATAATGGAAATCTAAATGATCAAACCAAAACCCACCTATTATAAGGATCTTTTATCTGATGCTTTGTTCAGTTTGTTGATTTCTAGAAGTTTAAATCTTCTACACACTGGGCATTTTCATGGGCAAAGTGCAAAGTTGGCAAAAATACATCATGGTCAAAATCAGTCTGCCTTTGGTCTTTGTATCCATGAATGAATGACCCCTTTTCTGCCGcgtttttttgtttctaattttatatCATGTATTTGAATTTACATAGACATATAGCATACATTTGACCTTCTTCAAACCCTGCTAAacacgggagccttgtgcactagatACAGCCTTTATATAGCGTAACCCCTGCGATGCACGTTCCAGAGGATACGGATCCGCTACTTTCCTATTTCTCAGGTAGCGTTCCAGAGTAGTATACGGACCACCAATTTCCTTAATCGTCAGGAAGGTAGGAGATTTATGAGGCCATCAAACAAACATACCCATTACCTTTGTTACTAAGAAATGCTTTCTCTGCTCACCGACAAAGGCCACGGTGCAAGAAGTTGAATTTGGGGAAAATTTTTGGTTTGTTGAAGAAGTGCAAGAAATTAAACGTTCGCCAGGCAAAAAAAAAGCTTCTTGGTCTCTATCTCTCCTATTATGGGATTCTTGTTTTCCTTCCGTTCTGTTGAGCAGGATTGACTAGACAAGTTGAAACTTTGTTGGAATGTAAATGCAGTTGAATACAATTCCAATCAACACGTAAGGCTTCGACTGTTTCaagataaaatattttttagaaaattagtATTATccatcaattttatttttgtatcaTTGTCGCTGATGGAATTTAAGGACTTCAACTTAGTgcagtgttttgtttttttcctttcctcttttctcaTGTCCTGAACTTAATGTGAGAGGTTTACAGGCTTGTGTTTGCAGTCAAAACGTTTCTCTTATGCAAATCTTGCTCTTTTTCTCATCCTTGTTCCTCTATGAACGAGTCAAAATTAGCTTTATAACTAATCACCTTGTTAATTTGTTTCCtttccttgttttctttctttaatttcccTTAGGCTTATCTATAAacttgtttttatatttttctatcATTTCTGATTCTTTTTATTGAACATGATAAGGAAGCATAAATAGGTCAATTGAGAGCAGAGTAGAAGGTAAGATGTTatgtgtcttgaattcttgtacaTGTTATGAAGTTTGCCTTGCTCTGACATTTTTTTGTGGTGATCCAAAGAGAAATTTTGTGAGGTCTATGATGGTAGCCCAAGCCCGGAGCCCATCGCCTCCGCAATACAGTTCGACCTAACCTGATGGATTGACCCAACTTGGAGGAGTGTTACCTTGTTTTATTGTCTCTTGTgtaagcaagagagagaggtgtgATTTGGGCATTTTCGTGTTAGGGTTTTCTGCGGAGAGTTCTTGCTGCGACTTTTGGTGTTCTTCAAAGATCtcctttgtatttttcttccattacatagtgaatcatcttaaGCTTCGTCTGTGGATGTAACACACTTAATTGGTGTATGAACCATAAATCTCTGTATCATCCTTGCTTGaatatattttgtttctttgtgttTCTTGGTGATTGCGGTAAGAGAAGAACCTAGTGATCTGTTTGGGGTTGATATCTTCAATTTTCTATTGCTTTTatcaaaatttttataatttgtTGAAACAAGCAGAATTTTATCATCTTGTATTGTTCAATATGTGTC
The nucleotide sequence above comes from Telopea speciosissima isolate NSW1024214 ecotype Mountain lineage chromosome 3, Tspe_v1, whole genome shotgun sequence. Encoded proteins:
- the LOC122654588 gene encoding polygalacturonase non-catalytic subunit AroGP2-like; protein product: MTHLILLLGLLLIEYFSGSQAENVFSQYWKDNIGRPPTPHWLAAKASPLSPHQAAVFMKLMENNELASHLPLFCKQANIACSTNALVKKTLMNGTTLPPIAEWILAKFKYELPNETPLSVASQGGLPYFRESMVKEGGFILVPDLRDPMSYKSFLPRSLASKIPFSSTHINELKKLFDVVDESNMDEYIQDTLEICEKHPIQGELITCATSAEDLIDFVVKKLGHNVHLWSTESVEGSYENVTIGEVKLIHGNLSEPPTLCHSQPFPFQVYYCHILPKVKVYAVDIHARKKVNQAIMTCHYDTSTWNPNHLAFKLLGFGPGQIEVCHWINENGVVWTKAQG